One region of Streptomyces sp. CG4 genomic DNA includes:
- a CDS encoding heavy-metal-associated domain-containing protein: MTQKQYHVTGMSCEHCAASIREEVSEVPGVSEVVVDLSANAVTVHGTDLDDERLRAAIVEAGYGVADSVAA; this comes from the coding sequence ATGACCCAGAAGCAGTACCACGTCACCGGAATGAGCTGCGAGCACTGCGCGGCGAGCATCAGGGAAGAGGTCTCCGAGGTGCCCGGGGTGAGCGAGGTCGTGGTCGACCTCTCCGCCAACGCCGTCACCGTGCACGGCACGGACCTCGACGACGAACGGCTGCGCGCCGCGATCGTCGAGGCCGGTTACGGCGTCGCGGACTCGGTGGCCGCCTGA
- a CDS encoding MFS transporter — protein sequence MTDHRPGSEQPGHIPDGSAGEDRWLLVAVAGMLSFVAMLDMNIVNVALADIADGLHVSAATAQWAVLGYQLAVVALLLPVGRWLDGVGMRSAVLAATAGFALCSALAAAAPWAAWLIAARIAQGAFGAVLFVLMPVLALRSVRPEKRGRAMSVPATLGPLGAVTGPAVGGLLLDHLGWHAVFLVKIPFCVLALVVAWRAMPPDGALRRPDRRSAADVLLVATGVAALLLALTLASDRPAWLVLALAAVPPLWWWLRGPGGRPVTGVLRVSGLFRAHAAVLALAAGFAAMHYVVALHLQRDDGVSATTTGLTVLAFPLGMGLAGPLGGRLADRYGARPTAVTGAALTAAGLLLLVPLGGDWSPLALAWRLALAGIGMGLNGGPTQALVMGAAPPERTATVGSTVQLARSLGFTLGPALATAAWGLAGAADGVHAGLAVAATAACLAVPLLALPARRPAAVPENTTDAASAAHR from the coding sequence GTGACAGACCACAGACCCGGCTCGGAACAGCCCGGGCACATACCCGACGGCTCTGCCGGCGAGGACCGCTGGCTGCTGGTGGCCGTGGCGGGCATGCTGTCGTTCGTGGCGATGCTCGACATGAACATCGTCAACGTGGCGCTCGCGGACATCGCCGATGGCCTGCACGTCTCTGCGGCGACCGCCCAGTGGGCCGTGCTCGGATACCAGCTTGCCGTCGTCGCACTGCTGTTGCCCGTCGGACGTTGGCTGGACGGCGTGGGGATGCGCTCCGCCGTACTCGCCGCGACCGCCGGCTTCGCCCTGTGCAGCGCGCTGGCGGCCGCCGCTCCCTGGGCTGCCTGGCTGATCGCCGCCCGCATCGCGCAGGGCGCCTTCGGGGCAGTGCTGTTCGTGCTGATGCCGGTCCTCGCGCTCCGCTCCGTACGGCCGGAAAAGCGAGGGCGGGCGATGAGCGTGCCCGCGACCCTGGGCCCGCTGGGGGCGGTGACCGGGCCGGCCGTGGGTGGGCTGCTCCTGGACCATCTGGGCTGGCACGCCGTCTTCCTCGTCAAGATCCCCTTCTGCGTGCTTGCCCTGGTGGTGGCCTGGCGTGCGATGCCGCCGGACGGCGCCCTGCGCCGACCCGACCGGCGCTCGGCAGCAGACGTCCTCCTGGTGGCCACCGGTGTGGCGGCCCTGCTGCTGGCGCTGACCCTGGCCTCGGACCGTCCGGCGTGGCTGGTACTCGCGCTCGCGGCAGTCCCGCCGCTGTGGTGGTGGCTGCGTGGTCCGGGCGGGCGTCCGGTGACCGGCGTGCTGCGTGTCTCGGGGCTGTTCCGGGCACACGCTGCGGTACTGGCGCTTGCGGCCGGTTTCGCCGCCATGCACTACGTCGTCGCCCTGCACCTCCAGCGTGACGACGGCGTCAGCGCCACGACCACCGGGCTCACCGTGCTCGCCTTCCCGCTCGGCATGGGCCTGGCCGGACCGCTCGGCGGACGCCTCGCCGACCGGTACGGCGCCCGCCCGACAGCGGTCACCGGCGCCGCGCTCACCGCCGCCGGCCTGCTCCTCCTCGTTCCGCTGGGCGGCGACTGGTCACCGCTGGCCCTCGCCTGGCGGCTGGCGCTGGCCGGCATCGGCATGGGCCTGAACGGCGGCCCGACCCAGGCCCTGGTCATGGGTGCCGCCCCGCCGGAGCGGACCGCGACCGTCGGCTCGACCGTCCAGCTCGCCCGCAGCCTCGGCTTCACTCTGGGCCCAGCCCTGGCCACCGCCGCCTGGGGCCTTGCCGGAGCTGCCGACGGCGTGCACGCCGGGCTCGCCGTGGCCGCCACCGCCGCCTGCCTCGCCGTACCTCTGCTGGCACTGCCCGCACGACGGCCGGCCGCCGTGCCGGAGAACACCACCGACGCGGCGTCCGCCGCCCATCGTTGA
- the asnB gene encoding asparagine synthase (glutamine-hydrolyzing), with amino-acid sequence MCGITGWASFHHDARTQAPVIEAMTATLTPRGPDAGGIWLGERAAIGHRRLAVIDLEGGVQPMPDRPEQPDIVLTYSGEVYNHHALRAELRGRGHVFRTRSDTEVVLRAYAEWGEAVADHLEGMFAFAVWDERVQRLLLVRDRLGVKPLFWAAVDGGVAFASEPKALFAHPEIRPRVDADGLREAYSLLFNTGPTVWSGVREVEPGGLLVLDRDGIRERRYWQLDAKDHADDQDTTVERVRALVGAAARSQLEADVPLCSLLSGGIDSTVLTALLADELRLREGTEARIRSYAVDYSDQAEQFTGDVLRTGHDTPYATEAGAFIGTDHSTVVLDPRALLDPEHRKAVVVARDSPIGVGDMDTSLYLLFGEIRQHSTVALSGEAADEVFGGYPWFHNPKALAAQTFPWLLVTGDEAAMPLNPELDLCIGEFRNDTYRSALAAVPHLDGESPAEHRQREMQHLSLTRWLRQLLHRKDRLSMAQGLEVRVPYCDHRLVEYAFSTPWALKSFDGREKSLLRAVGTGLAPDSVLYRPKNHYPATHHPDYNRGLQDMARDALAIEQVRALADETRIKPCLDTPPDRLEWGHRLRLERVVDLALWLDHHRPELAL; translated from the coding sequence ATGTGCGGAATCACCGGCTGGGCGAGCTTCCACCACGACGCCCGCACCCAGGCTCCGGTCATCGAGGCCATGACCGCCACCCTCACGCCCCGCGGCCCCGACGCCGGAGGCATCTGGCTCGGCGAACGCGCCGCGATCGGCCATCGCCGCCTGGCCGTCATCGACCTCGAAGGCGGCGTACAGCCGATGCCGGATCGCCCCGAGCAGCCGGACATCGTGCTCACCTACAGCGGCGAGGTCTACAACCACCACGCGCTCCGGGCCGAGCTGCGTGGCCGGGGCCATGTGTTCCGCACGCGCAGCGACACCGAGGTGGTACTGCGGGCCTACGCCGAATGGGGCGAGGCGGTGGCTGACCACCTGGAGGGCATGTTCGCCTTCGCCGTCTGGGACGAGCGGGTGCAACGGCTGCTTCTGGTGCGTGACCGGCTCGGCGTGAAGCCGCTGTTCTGGGCGGCCGTCGACGGCGGTGTGGCCTTCGCCTCCGAACCCAAGGCGCTGTTCGCCCACCCCGAGATCCGGCCCCGGGTGGATGCCGACGGGCTGCGGGAGGCATACAGCCTGCTGTTCAACACCGGGCCGACCGTCTGGTCCGGCGTGCGCGAGGTGGAGCCCGGCGGACTGCTGGTCCTCGACCGGGACGGCATCCGCGAACGCCGCTACTGGCAACTGGACGCCAAGGACCATGCCGACGACCAGGACACGACGGTGGAGCGGGTCCGTGCGCTGGTCGGCGCGGCGGCCCGCAGCCAGCTGGAGGCCGACGTCCCGCTGTGCAGCCTGCTGTCCGGCGGCATCGACTCCACCGTCCTGACCGCGCTGCTCGCCGACGAACTACGACTGCGGGAGGGGACGGAGGCGAGGATCCGCTCCTACGCCGTCGACTACAGCGACCAGGCCGAACAGTTCACGGGCGACGTCCTGCGCACCGGGCACGACACCCCGTACGCCACCGAGGCCGGCGCCTTCATCGGCACCGACCACAGCACCGTCGTCCTGGATCCGCGTGCTCTGCTCGACCCCGAGCACCGCAAGGCGGTCGTCGTGGCGCGCGACTCGCCGATCGGCGTGGGCGACATGGACACCTCGCTGTACCTGCTGTTCGGCGAGATACGGCAGCACTCCACTGTCGCCCTGTCCGGCGAGGCGGCCGACGAGGTGTTCGGCGGTTACCCCTGGTTCCACAACCCCAAGGCGCTCGCTGCGCAGACCTTCCCGTGGTTGCTGGTCACCGGCGACGAGGCCGCGATGCCGCTCAATCCCGAACTCGATCTGTGCATCGGCGAGTTCCGCAACGACACCTACCGCAGCGCGCTGGCCGCCGTACCCCACCTGGACGGCGAGAGCCCCGCCGAACACAGGCAACGCGAGATGCAGCACCTGTCCCTCACCCGCTGGCTGCGCCAGCTCCTGCACCGCAAGGACCGCCTCAGCATGGCACAGGGGCTGGAGGTGCGTGTCCCGTACTGCGACCACCGGCTCGTCGAGTACGCCTTCTCCACGCCCTGGGCGCTGAAGAGCTTCGACGGCCGGGAGAAGAGCCTGTTGCGCGCCGTCGGCACGGGCCTTGCCCCGGACTCGGTGCTGTACCGGCCCAAGAACCACTACCCGGCCACCCACCACCCCGACTACAACCGCGGCTTGCAGGACATGGCCCGCGACGCGCTCGCCATCGAACAGGTCCGCGCGCTGGCCGACGAGACCCGGATCAAGCCCTGCCTGGACACCCCGCCCGACCGGCTGGAGTGGGGCCACCGCCTGCGCCTCGAACGTGTCGTCGACCTTGCCCTGTGGCTGGACCACCACCGGCCCGAACTCGCCCTCTGA
- a CDS encoding cytochrome P450, producing the protein MTIQEPAAKPVPDPVPLMGCPYKADPYPLYEQMREAGPVHRVLFPSGVQAWLVTGYDAAHAALNDERLGKNHDRGNDRWRARASIMPEPQHSQLQVHLLHQDPPKHTRMRRFVTDAFTPRRIESLRPRFQELADALIDALPESGPADLVTGFAAHFPFQVLAEVIGLPQEMAARFDRDWGKVVQPVGPTDPGRPLYEARLHGLQSYIADVVAHKREHWDDDLLSRLVVARDRRELSQEELDSMIFQLLVAGQEPVTNQITTALIALFRNPDQLARLRDEPDVLPRAVEELLRYDSAFELTTWRFFDKDSDLHGTRVPAGDSVIVSLCAANRDPRRFPDPDTLDFDRSPNPHLAFGHGIHFCPGAALARAELQIALGTLLTRLPGLHLAIKVEDIEWIPAVLGRGTNSLPVGYDRRL; encoded by the coding sequence ATGACCATCCAAGAGCCGGCGGCCAAGCCGGTACCCGACCCGGTCCCGCTGATGGGCTGCCCCTACAAGGCCGACCCCTACCCCCTGTACGAGCAGATGCGCGAGGCCGGCCCGGTCCACCGCGTCCTCTTCCCCAGCGGAGTGCAAGCCTGGCTCGTCACCGGCTACGACGCCGCCCACGCCGCGCTGAACGACGAGCGCCTGGGCAAGAACCACGACCGCGGCAACGACCGCTGGCGCGCCCGCGCCTCGATCATGCCCGAGCCGCAGCACTCCCAGCTCCAGGTCCACCTCCTCCACCAGGACCCGCCCAAGCACACGCGCATGCGCCGCTTCGTCACCGACGCCTTCACCCCACGTCGGATCGAGAGCCTGCGCCCCCGCTTCCAGGAGCTGGCGGATGCGCTGATCGACGCCCTGCCCGAGAGCGGGCCCGCCGACCTCGTCACCGGCTTCGCCGCTCACTTCCCCTTCCAGGTCCTCGCCGAAGTCATCGGTCTTCCGCAGGAAATGGCGGCCCGCTTCGACCGCGACTGGGGCAAGGTCGTCCAACCGGTCGGCCCCACCGACCCGGGACGCCCGCTGTATGAGGCGCGTCTGCACGGCCTGCAGAGCTACATCGCCGACGTCGTCGCCCACAAGCGCGAACACTGGGACGACGACCTGCTCAGCCGCCTCGTCGTGGCACGCGACCGCCGTGAACTGTCCCAGGAAGAGCTGGACTCGATGATCTTCCAGCTCCTCGTCGCGGGTCAGGAACCGGTCACCAACCAGATCACCACAGCTCTGATCGCGCTCTTCCGTAACCCGGACCAGCTGGCCCGCCTGCGTGACGAACCGGACGTACTGCCCCGCGCGGTGGAGGAACTCCTCCGCTACGACAGCGCCTTCGAACTCACCACCTGGCGCTTCTTCGACAAGGACAGCGACCTGCACGGCACCCGGGTACCGGCCGGCGACTCCGTGATCGTCTCCCTGTGCGCCGCCAACCGCGACCCGCGCCGCTTCCCCGACCCCGACACCCTCGACTTCGACCGCAGCCCCAACCCCCACCTCGCCTTCGGCCACGGCATCCACTTCTGCCCCGGCGCCGCCCTCGCCCGCGCCGAACTCCAGATCGCCCTGGGCACCCTGCTCACCCGGCTGCCCGGCCTACATCTCGCCATCAAAGTCGAGGACATCGAGTGGATCCCCGCCGTCCTCGGCCGCGGCACCAACAGCCTGCCCGTCGGCTACGACCGACGCCTCTGA
- a CDS encoding L-tyrosine/L-tryptophan isonitrile synthase family protein: MPLTIPSDALPTRIGTEILNLLLPHHRTTDRAPVPAPAEAFHHQLRRIADFVHQGAPVVFTLPGFPCKSPNPAKVLGHLPDQGERLSLTFLNTLCTEIERIYPPGARVIICSDGHVFGDLIHVPDHHIDAYADDLRIQIAQLGLDRLSVFDLRNILGDLPHDMKRARVHDRYAPALDALRAEARTDDQTLALYRGITRFLVEDTADWTGTRSALQRSCRQRAYGVIQRSRAWGDLIAEHHAHAVRLSIHPQPVGGPKFGIRLLDAPDAWTTPWHSAALHRADGTWTLMPRAAAARLGHLIQQDGRPSHFVHN, from the coding sequence ATGCCCCTGACGATCCCGTCAGATGCCCTCCCCACCCGCATCGGCACCGAGATCCTCAACCTGCTCCTGCCGCATCACCGCACAACCGATCGCGCTCCCGTTCCCGCCCCAGCGGAAGCGTTCCACCATCAGCTGCGCCGCATCGCCGACTTCGTCCACCAGGGCGCCCCGGTCGTCTTCACCCTGCCCGGCTTCCCCTGCAAGTCACCCAACCCCGCCAAGGTCCTCGGTCACCTCCCCGACCAGGGCGAACGCCTCTCCCTGACGTTCCTGAACACCCTGTGCACCGAGATCGAGCGGATCTATCCGCCCGGGGCACGCGTGATCATCTGCTCCGACGGCCACGTCTTCGGCGACCTCATCCACGTCCCCGACCACCACATCGACGCGTACGCCGACGACCTTCGAATACAGATAGCCCAACTGGGCCTGGACAGACTGTCCGTCTTCGACCTCCGCAACATCCTCGGCGACCTCCCGCACGACATGAAACGCGCCCGAGTCCACGACCGGTACGCCCCTGCCCTGGACGCTCTGCGTGCCGAGGCCCGTACCGACGACCAGACCCTCGCCCTCTACCGGGGCATCACGCGCTTCCTCGTCGAGGACACCGCCGACTGGACCGGCACCCGCTCCGCCCTCCAGCGCAGCTGCCGGCAACGCGCCTACGGAGTCATCCAGCGCAGCCGCGCCTGGGGCGACCTGATCGCCGAACACCACGCCCACGCCGTACGCCTCTCGATCCACCCGCAACCCGTCGGCGGCCCGAAATTCGGCATCCGCCTCCTCGATGCCCCCGACGCCTGGACCACCCCCTGGCACTCCGCCGCACTCCACCGCGCCGACGGCACCTGGACGCTCATGCCCCGAGCGGCGGCGGCTCGGCTGGGCCATCTGATCCAACAGGACGGCAGGCCCAGCCACTTCGTGCACAACTGA
- a CDS encoding HoxN/HupN/NixA family nickel/cobalt transporter, giving the protein MTLSEGVPETDAAPSFRWRREDTVRTVGLLAVIVALHVVAFGILFLLVVPHHYEVGTKAFGVGLGITAYTLGMRHAFDADHIAAIDNTTRKLMADGKRPVSVGFWFALGHSSVVVVMAALVAGGAKLAGTLMNDSSRTHQVLGTVGTTVSGSFLYLIAALNLVALFGIMRVFKAMRAGRYDEAELEAHLDSRGFMNRLLGRFTKSIRRPGQMFPLGFLFGIGFDTSTEVLLLALAGNGAAAGLPWYAVLCLPLLFAAGMSLFDTLDGTFMNFAYQWAFSNPVRKVFYNLTITGLSIAVAFFVGTIELVGVLHDKLGLSDDVSGWIAGLDLDNVGYVIAGLFVVVWAVAVAYWRLAKVEERWSTRAADTG; this is encoded by the coding sequence ATGACCCTGTCCGAAGGCGTGCCCGAAACCGATGCCGCCCCTTCCTTCCGCTGGCGCCGCGAGGACACCGTCCGAACCGTCGGCCTGCTGGCCGTGATCGTCGCTCTGCACGTGGTCGCCTTCGGGATCCTCTTCCTGCTCGTGGTCCCGCACCACTACGAGGTCGGCACCAAGGCGTTCGGCGTGGGGCTGGGCATCACCGCCTACACCCTCGGCATGCGGCATGCCTTCGACGCGGACCACATCGCCGCGATCGACAACACCACCCGCAAGCTCATGGCCGACGGCAAGCGGCCCGTGTCGGTGGGCTTCTGGTTCGCGCTCGGGCACTCCAGCGTGGTGGTCGTCATGGCCGCGCTGGTCGCCGGGGGCGCCAAGCTCGCCGGCACCCTGATGAACGACAGCTCCCGAACCCATCAAGTCCTCGGCACCGTCGGCACCACGGTCTCCGGCAGCTTCCTGTACCTCATCGCCGCCCTCAACCTCGTCGCGCTGTTCGGCATCATGCGCGTCTTCAAGGCCATGCGCGCCGGACGTTACGACGAGGCGGAGCTGGAAGCGCACCTGGACTCGCGCGGCTTCATGAACCGCCTCCTGGGCCGGTTCACCAAGTCGATCCGCCGACCGGGGCAGATGTTCCCGCTCGGCTTCCTCTTCGGCATCGGCTTCGACACCTCGACCGAGGTTCTGCTCCTCGCCCTGGCCGGCAACGGCGCCGCCGCCGGCCTGCCCTGGTACGCGGTTCTGTGCCTGCCCCTCCTCTTCGCGGCGGGTATGAGCCTGTTCGACACCCTCGACGGCACCTTCATGAACTTCGCCTACCAATGGGCGTTCTCCAACCCGGTGCGCAAGGTGTTCTACAACCTCACGATCACCGGCCTGTCCATCGCGGTGGCCTTCTTCGTCGGCACGATCGAGCTGGTCGGCGTGCTGCACGACAAGCTGGGCCTGAGCGATGACGTATCCGGCTGGATCGCGGGCCTGGACCTGGACAACGTCGGCTACGTGATCGCCGGCCTGTTCGTGGTCGTCTGGGCCGTGGCCGTCGCCTACTGGCGTCTGGCCAAGGTCGAGGAGCGCTGGAGCACCCGCGCCGCGGACACCGGCTGA
- a CDS encoding ArsR/SmtB family transcription factor, whose translation MHLVPAERAGQRTIDGHRVCDAIAAVGEPEHVRAWADRFSLLSDPRRLSLLLALHEAGPIAVSDLAVATGMRDTAVSQALRLLRTAGIVEGEKDGRIVRYRLVDGPVSALLRHCASEPGGHVPAIP comes from the coding sequence ATGCATCTCGTCCCCGCGGAACGTGCCGGGCAGCGCACCATCGACGGCCATCGAGTCTGCGACGCCATCGCCGCCGTCGGCGAGCCCGAGCACGTACGCGCCTGGGCCGACCGCTTCTCCCTGCTCTCCGATCCCCGACGCCTGTCCCTGCTGCTCGCCCTTCACGAGGCCGGCCCCATCGCCGTGTCCGACCTCGCCGTCGCCACCGGGATGCGGGACACCGCCGTCTCCCAGGCCCTGCGCCTCCTGCGCACGGCAGGCATCGTCGAGGGCGAGAAGGACGGCCGGATCGTGCGCTACCGACTCGTCGACGGACCGGTTTCCGCGCTGCTGCGACACTGCGCATCCGAGCCTGGAGGGCACGTTCCCGCAATCCCCTGA
- a CDS encoding peptide deformylase, producing MNATTLSGDTTTTVYERGLARLIHHEIDHLDGLLYTARMRTGVDPIPVEGYRQTGRAWAYE from the coding sequence GTGAACGCCACCACCCTGAGCGGTGATACCACGACCACCGTGTACGAACGCGGCCTCGCCCGCCTCATCCACCACGAAATCGACCACCTCGACGGCCTGCTGTACACCGCCCGCATGCGAACCGGCGTCGACCCGATCCCCGTGGAGGGCTACCGGCAGACCGGACGAGCCTGGGCATACGAGTAG
- a CDS encoding peptide deformylase, which translates to MTDVRPSQRMRDLGVVQHGAGILAEPARAFDLPAERDEAERIVDELFAAIERIGQVHPFAKGMGIAAPQIGIARAAAVVMPADDAPAVILLNPRITNRSEETDEQYEGCLSFFASAASSPDR; encoded by the coding sequence GTGACTGACGTGCGGCCCAGCCAACGCATGCGAGACCTCGGCGTCGTCCAGCACGGGGCCGGCATCCTCGCCGAACCGGCCCGCGCCTTCGACCTGCCCGCCGAGCGCGACGAGGCCGAACGCATCGTGGACGAACTCTTCGCCGCCATCGAGCGCATCGGTCAGGTCCACCCCTTCGCCAAGGGCATGGGCATCGCCGCCCCGCAGATCGGCATCGCGCGCGCCGCCGCAGTCGTCATGCCGGCCGACGACGCCCCGGCCGTCATCCTGCTCAACCCCCGGATCACCAACCGTTCCGAGGAGACGGACGAGCAGTACGAGGGCTGCCTCAGCTTCTTCGCGTCCGCGGCCTCGTCCCCCGACCGCTGA
- a CDS encoding alpha/beta fold hydrolase — MHTLESATLAVPGARLYFEVRGTGPLLLLIPGGASDAEVFRDLADELAACHRVVTYDPRGISRSRLDGPPPEPWLDIQTDDAARLLDHLARNGETLQVFGSCAGGLIALELMVRDPERVRLAVVHEPPAVGLLPDAARHAAFFDEVYTTFCREGVPAALDGFRALFGGRPAPKLREAADNSEFFLSHVMLPSSRCVPDLTALAAVADRIVMAGGRESRTYDVHQPAAFLAQHLGRELVEFPGGHVGYAKHPATFARQLAGILAAPRPAAC, encoded by the coding sequence TTGCACACCCTGGAGAGCGCCACGCTGGCAGTGCCGGGGGCGCGGCTGTACTTCGAAGTGCGCGGCACCGGACCGCTGTTGCTGCTCATCCCGGGTGGCGCCTCCGACGCCGAGGTCTTCCGCGACCTGGCCGACGAGCTCGCGGCTTGCCACCGCGTGGTCACCTACGACCCACGCGGCATCTCCCGCAGCCGCCTGGACGGGCCGCCGCCCGAACCATGGCTCGACATCCAGACCGACGACGCCGCACGGCTGCTCGACCACCTCGCCCGCAACGGTGAGACTCTGCAGGTGTTCGGCAGTTGCGCCGGCGGGCTCATCGCCCTGGAACTCATGGTCCGCGATCCGGAACGGGTCCGGCTGGCCGTCGTCCACGAGCCTCCCGCCGTGGGGCTGTTGCCGGACGCGGCACGGCACGCCGCCTTCTTCGACGAGGTGTACACGACGTTTTGCCGGGAAGGCGTCCCAGCGGCCTTGGACGGGTTCCGGGCCCTCTTCGGCGGCAGGCCCGCCCCGAAGCTCCGCGAAGCGGCCGACAACAGCGAGTTCTTCCTCTCCCACGTGATGCTGCCCTCCTCCCGCTGCGTGCCCGACCTCACCGCGCTGGCGGCCGTGGCGGACCGCATCGTCATGGCCGGCGGCCGGGAGTCGCGCACCTACGACGTGCACCAGCCGGCGGCCTTCCTCGCACAGCATCTCGGCCGGGAACTGGTCGAGTTCCCCGGCGGGCACGTCGGCTACGCCAAACACCCCGCCACGTTCGCGCGGCAACTCGCGGGGATTCTGGCTGCACCACGGCCCGCGGCCTGCTGA
- a CDS encoding Crp/Fnr family transcriptional regulator, with the protein MERATHGTARSCTDGIGERRPVRFLWSLSRPVREELLSIGFPKQYPPGKKILVEGEAGDHLVLLRAGCVKVTGTLGNGHETLIAIRVGGDVVGEMAVLDDMPRSATVTACDDVDAHVVQGRAMRSFLDKCPEAAIQIVRLSNRRLRTANSWRIAFGEFPVRVRLARALAELAENYGRCIGSDTVICLDLTQIELAALIGAKLRAVQKALAGFRDQGIVRTRGGEMGVIKLDRLRAIGRLPMTGR; encoded by the coding sequence ATGGAGCGCGCGACCCATGGGACGGCACGGAGCTGCACGGATGGCATCGGCGAGCGGCGGCCTGTCCGCTTCCTCTGGAGCCTGTCACGTCCGGTCCGGGAGGAACTGCTGAGTATCGGTTTCCCCAAGCAGTATCCGCCCGGGAAGAAGATCCTGGTGGAAGGGGAGGCGGGCGATCATCTGGTGCTCCTGAGGGCCGGCTGCGTGAAGGTCACCGGCACGCTTGGCAACGGGCATGAAACCCTGATCGCCATCCGGGTCGGCGGAGACGTGGTCGGGGAGATGGCCGTGCTCGACGACATGCCCAGGTCGGCCACGGTGACGGCGTGCGACGACGTCGACGCGCACGTCGTCCAAGGCCGAGCGATGCGGAGCTTCCTCGACAAGTGTCCCGAGGCCGCCATTCAGATCGTGCGGCTCAGCAACCGCCGCCTGCGTACGGCGAATTCCTGGCGCATCGCGTTCGGTGAGTTCCCCGTTCGAGTGCGGCTGGCCCGTGCGCTCGCTGAACTGGCCGAGAACTACGGCCGATGCATCGGCTCGGACACCGTGATCTGTCTCGACCTCACACAGATCGAACTCGCCGCACTCATCGGAGCGAAGCTGAGGGCGGTACAGAAGGCGCTGGCGGGTTTTCGCGACCAGGGGATCGTCCGCACCCGCGGCGGCGAGATGGGAGTGATCAAACTGGACCGCCTCCGGGCGATCGGACGCCTGCCGATGACCGGTCGTTGA
- a CDS encoding helix-turn-helix domain-containing protein → MTPRSGTWLSFGEAFDLPLVVDLRTAARALGLCPATAYKLIHQGGFPCSVLRFGRQYRIPTADLLRALGIEERPVYPADMRAGAEFAEQHHQATQFETEDYA, encoded by the coding sequence TTGACTCCGCGCTCCGGCACCTGGCTGTCGTTCGGCGAGGCGTTCGACCTGCCGTTGGTCGTCGACCTGCGCACCGCCGCCCGCGCGCTCGGGCTCTGCCCCGCCACCGCGTACAAGCTCATCCACCAGGGCGGCTTCCCCTGTTCTGTGCTGCGCTTCGGACGGCAGTACCGGATTCCCACCGCTGACCTGCTGCGGGCGCTCGGGATCGAGGAGCGCCCCGTCTACCCGGCCGATATGCGAGCCGGCGCCGAGTTCGCGGAACAGCACCACCAAGCAACGCAGTTCGAAACGGAGGACTACGCATGA